CGCCGGCGTGGCAATGGCCACCAGCGGCAGGACAACGTCGCAGGCCGCGACCTGCTGGTCAATCCAGTCGGTGCTGGTGAGCATGTCGCGCTCGTGGAAGTCGAAACGCGGATGCTCAAGCAGCGGCTTCAGGCGATGGCTGCCCAAGTCCATGCCGACGATCTGCCAGTCGGTGTTGGCGAGGATGGCGCGGCTCAGGTGGTGGCCGATGAAGCCGTTGGCGCCGAGGATGAGGATTTTTTTCATGATGTTCTTTTGCTCTCCCACATGGCAGGAGCGGCATCAGCGGGCGGGTAGATTGCTATTGTTTCACGGTAGCCAGCCACGTTTGGCTGGCGCTCGCGTCGAGAGTCTTGTCCTCTACGATCAGTCGCAGCGGGATCAGCAGCTTGCCGTCGCCACAGACGAACCCCGACGATCCGTTGCTCGTGCGGGCGATCTGGCCCGCGACGGGTACGCTGGACGTCGCTTCTGCTGCGGCGACGCGGGCCTTTGCCACGATGATGCGTTTCGAACCAACGTCTGCAAAGGCGCCGGGGTAGGGTGGTGCGACTGCACGCACGAGGTTGTTCACCTCGGCGGCCGTGCGTGTCCAGTCGATGCGGCCATCTTCCGACTTGCGGCCCGAGAAGTACGAGCCTGCCTTGAGATTGAGTGGCACGCTCGGCGCAGTGCCGGCAATCAGTTGCGGCAGCGCACGCGCCAGTGTCAGTTCAGCGGCGACGGTGACCTTCTGGAAAACTTCGAACGCCGTATCGTCCCCCAGGATGGGCACGGCCGTCTGCGCGACCAGATTGCCGGCGTCCGGCTTGATCTCCATGTAGTGCAGCGAGGCGCCAGTTTCGCG
This is a stretch of genomic DNA from Casimicrobium huifangae. It encodes these proteins:
- a CDS encoding formyltransferase, which encodes MTRAVVFAYHNVGVRCLRVLLDQGVDVALVLTHEDSPTETIWYDSVAQVCADHSIPFITPDDANAPDVVARIRALAPEFFFSFYYRKMLGADLLGIPTRGALNMHGSLLPKYRGRVPVNWAVLHGERETGASLHYMEIKPDAGNLVAQTAVPILGDDTAFEVFQKVTVAAELTLARALPQLIAGTAPSVPLNLKAGSYFSGRKSEDGRIDWTRTAAEVNNLVRAVAPPYPGAFADVGSKRIIVAKARVAAAEATSSVPVAGQIARTSNGSSGFVCGDGKLLIPLRLIVEDKTLDASASQTWLATVKQ